In Candidatus Neomarinimicrobiota bacterium, one genomic interval encodes:
- the rsmD gene encoding 16S rRNA (guanine(966)-N(2))-methyltransferase RsmD, whose protein sequence is MVRVISGLHRGNRLAALSGNEIRPTTDRTKEWIFNVLGDIEGIKVLDLFAGTGSLGIEALSRGAIKATFVEVSQEAIGLIRKNVAKLGEGDRAILRRKDSLKFLAESKSERWDLIFADPPYSYEKTPELTSAALMVLNNGGSFVLEAPADGNKKLHAQPDREKKFGGSMIYLFGSKN, encoded by the coding sequence ATGGTAAGGGTAATCTCCGGCTTACATCGCGGCAACCGGCTTGCAGCTCTCTCAGGGAACGAAATCCGGCCCACGACCGACAGAACAAAAGAATGGATATTCAACGTGCTTGGAGATATTGAGGGAATTAAAGTGCTTGATCTGTTCGCAGGCACCGGAAGCCTGGGGATCGAGGCGCTCAGCAGAGGTGCGATCAAAGCGACGTTCGTGGAAGTGTCGCAAGAAGCTATTGGATTGATCAGAAAAAACGTAGCGAAATTAGGGGAAGGTGACAGAGCGATTCTCCGAAGGAAAGACAGCCTGAAATTTCTTGCGGAAAGCAAGAGTGAAAGATGGGACTTAATATTCGCGGATCCGCCGTACAGTTATGAAAAAACGCCTGAACTGACGTCTGCAGCATTAATGGTATTAAACAACGGCGGTTCTTTCGTGTTAGAGGCTCCTGCGGATGGGAATAAAAAGTTGCATGCACAACCTGACCGGGAAAAGAAATTCGGGGGTTCAATGATCTACTTGTTCGGGAGTAAAAATTGA
- the pta gene encoding phosphate acetyltransferase codes for MQRIIDGAKSGSVKLVLPEGEDVRTLLAARELIDSEIADVTLLGEISAVQSTALDNRIDLKGVSIIDPESSEHENEFTDLAFDLLGERGKTREEAAEEVKRAVNFGALMVTSGKADASVAGAVNTSAAVARAALLFIGLKKGTELLSSSFFMISPDRQKAYTFADCGVVPDPDPKQLAEIAIESAQSHKLLSGEKPKIAFLSFSTKGSAAHAKVEKVTEALEIARNIRPDLEMDGEFQFDAAVDAEVGKRKAPESAVAGEANVLIFPDLDSGNIAYKMAERLGGFTALGPLLQGLKAPMHDLSRGCTSKDIVEVAAIAAFQSIMINVGSEAIYADV; via the coding sequence ATGCAGAGAATAATTGACGGGGCGAAGAGCGGCAGTGTGAAGTTGGTGCTTCCGGAAGGGGAGGACGTCAGGACTTTACTGGCTGCGAGAGAACTTATAGATTCTGAAATCGCGGACGTTACGCTGCTTGGAGAAATCAGCGCTGTCCAATCGACTGCTCTCGATAACCGGATTGACTTAAAAGGTGTTTCGATAATCGACCCGGAATCTTCCGAACACGAAAACGAATTTACCGACCTTGCGTTCGATCTGCTCGGCGAACGCGGAAAAACCAGAGAAGAGGCGGCAGAAGAAGTGAAAAGAGCCGTCAATTTCGGCGCACTGATGGTTACCTCCGGGAAGGCGGATGCCTCTGTTGCGGGGGCGGTAAACACGAGCGCAGCGGTAGCGCGAGCCGCACTGCTGTTTATCGGTCTGAAAAAGGGCACTGAATTGCTTTCGAGTAGTTTTTTTATGATCTCTCCCGACCGGCAAAAAGCTTATACATTTGCCGACTGCGGTGTTGTCCCGGACCCCGATCCGAAACAATTGGCTGAGATAGCCATAGAATCGGCGCAGAGCCATAAGCTGCTCTCGGGTGAGAAACCGAAGATCGCCTTTTTGTCGTTTTCTACAAAAGGGAGCGCGGCGCACGCTAAGGTCGAGAAAGTAACCGAAGCGCTTGAAATAGCAAGAAACATTCGTCCTGATCTCGAGATGGACGGCGAGTTCCAGTTCGATGCGGCTGTAGACGCTGAAGTCGGGAAAAGAAAAGCGCCCGAAAGCGCGGTGGCGGGGGAAGCCAACGTTCTGATATTTCCTGACCTCGACAGCGGGAACATTGCCTATAAGATGGCAGAGAGATTAGGGGGCTTCACCGCTCTCGGACCGCTGCTTCAAGGTTTAAAGGCGCCTATGCACGATCTTTCACGTGGATGTACCTCAAAAGATATAGTAGAGGTGGCGGCGATAGCAGCCTTTCAATCGATAATGATAAATGTGGGGAGTGAAGCAATTTATGCCGACGTATGA
- a CDS encoding zinc ribbon domain-containing protein — MPTYDYKCDSCGKEFEHFQHITEDPLKKCPRCGKNTAKRLIGGGVGLIFKGSGFYITDYKNKGRDKKAEKETAKKETPKKDKVEKSSDKSGD; from the coding sequence ATGCCGACGTATGATTATAAATGCGATAGCTGCGGAAAAGAGTTCGAACACTTCCAGCACATAACTGAAGATCCTCTGAAAAAATGTCCGAGGTGCGGCAAGAACACTGCCAAACGGCTCATAGGAGGGGGAGTCGGATTAATTTTTAAGGGTTCCGGATTTTACATCACCGATTACAAGAATAAAGGAAGGGACAAAAAAGCAGAAAAAGAAACTGCCAAGAAAGAGACTCCGAAAAAGGATAAAGTTGAGAAAAGCAGCGATAAATCGGGTGATTGA
- the coaD gene encoding pantetheine-phosphate adenylyltransferase, with product MRLAVYPGTFDPITNGHVDIIRRGLKLFDKVIVTVAVNTGKTPLFDLDEREEMIRQALKGEENVEVAQFDGLVAEYIRSVNASAMIRGLRAVSDFEYEFQMSLMNRKLNADFETVFLTPAQEYIHLNSTIVKEVASFGGDVSDYVPDYVENKLREKFSGS from the coding sequence TTGAGATTAGCCGTCTATCCGGGAACGTTCGACCCGATTACAAACGGGCATGTGGATATAATCAGGAGAGGATTGAAGCTGTTCGACAAAGTCATAGTAACGGTCGCCGTTAACACCGGAAAAACTCCCCTGTTCGATCTCGACGAAAGGGAAGAGATGATCCGGCAGGCTCTAAAGGGCGAAGAAAACGTGGAGGTTGCACAATTTGACGGTTTGGTCGCAGAGTACATAAGAAGCGTGAACGCCTCGGCAATGATAAGGGGTTTGAGGGCTGTCTCCGATTTTGAATACGAGTTCCAGATGTCGCTGATGAACAGGAAGCTGAATGCTGATTTCGAGACGGTGTTTCTAACGCCCGCGCAGGAATATATCCACCTGAATTCAACAATCGTCAAGGAAGTAGCGAGTTTCGGCGGTGATGTGAGTGATTACGTTCCGGATTACGTGGAAAATAAACTCCGGGAAAAGTTCTCAGGCAGTTGA